ATCGGAGACGGAGACGAGGTCGTCACTGTTTCACATACGGCCGTAGCCACCGTGGCGGCGATTGAGCTGACCGGGGCACGGCCCGTACTCGTAGACATTGACCCGGGACGCTTTACCCTGGATCCGAACAAATTATTGAAAGTGCTCTCGCCGCGGACGAAGGCCGTCATCCCCGTTCACCTGTACGGACAGCCTGCAGACATGGATGCACTTTTAGACCTTCAGCGGCGATTCGGATTCAGAATCATTGAAGATTGTTCACAGGCTCATGGTGCCATTCATGGGGACCGGCGGGTTGGTTCTTTCGGGGACATGGGGTGCTTTAGTTTTTATCCGACGAAGAACCTGGGAGCCCTTGGAGATGGTGGGATGGTCGTGACAAATGATGGCGAACTCGCCGGGCGTGCGGCGTCGCTCCGGGAATATGGATGGGTGGAGCGATACGTGAGCTCCCGGAGAGGCTGGAATACAAGGCTCGACGAACTGCAGGCGGCGATCCTGAGGGTGAAGCTTCCGCACCTGGATCGGAACAATGCCCGCCGGTCTGCCCTCGCCCAGGCCTACACAGATGGATTGGCGGGGACCCCGCTCCGCTGTCCCGGGATCGCCCCCGGAACAAGCCATGTTTTCCATCTTTACGTGGTTCGTTCAACCGATCGGGACCATCTTCTGGATCATCTGCAGAATGAAGGGGTAGGGGCGCTGATCCACTATCCGGTTCCCGTTCACCTGCAGCCCGCCTATGCGGGGCGCCTGTGCCTGGGAGGCGACGGCCTAACGGAAACGGAGAAGGCTGCCGGGGAGGTCCTATCCCTGCCCCTCTACCCGGAGCTTGAGCAGGCGCAAATCGACAGGGTCATCAATGTCGTGAGGGATTTTTATGGAGAATAATTGCATCGACGGAGTGGTCGTCAGAGACCTCGTGACACACTCGGATGAACGGGGGTTCTTTCGGGAAATCATACGCAGGACCGATGATTTCTTCCAGGAGGGCTTCGGCCAGTGGAGCCATTCCCTCATGTTCGACGGAGTCATCAAGGCCTGGCACTTTCACAGAATCCAGACGGACTGGTGGTACGTCGTCAGTGGAGTGATGCGGGTGGGCCTTTGCGACATGCGGGAGAAATCGAAATCATACAAGATGACGATGGATTTCCTGGCGGGCGATTACCAGCCCGCCAGGATCCTGAAGATCCCTCCCGGTGTTGCCCATGGCTGTAAGGCGATTCAGGGACCTGTACATCTTCTCTATGTGACCTCCCATATTTACAACCCGGATGATGAGATTCGGATTCCATATGACGATCCGCAGATCGACTTTGACTGGTTGAAGGGGCCGCCGATTAAATAGTGGATTTTCGCTAAATTATACGAGGAGGTACGAGGTGATACGTTTTTACGGCAAGATTGTTTTCGTTTTGTTGGTTGTTATGGCCATGGTGCTGGGAAGCCTGGAAGGGCGGGCGGCAGAGCGCGGACCTGCAGTGGGGAAAGCTCCGGCAACCGTGG
The sequence above is drawn from the Syntrophaceae bacterium genome and encodes:
- a CDS encoding DegT/DnrJ/EryC1/StrS family aminotransferase → MILCSNPLAQYHAFKEGIDEAIARVLNGGRYILGEEVRAFEEEFARYVGVSHGIGVGSGTEALHLALASCGIGDGDEVVTVSHTAVATVAAIELTGARPVLVDIDPGRFTLDPNKLLKVLSPRTKAVIPVHLYGQPADMDALLDLQRRFGFRIIEDCSQAHGAIHGDRRVGSFGDMGCFSFYPTKNLGALGDGGMVVTNDGELAGRAASLREYGWVERYVSSRRGWNTRLDELQAAILRVKLPHLDRNNARRSALAQAYTDGLAGTPLRCPGIAPGTSHVFHLYVVRSTDRDHLLDHLQNEGVGALIHYPVPVHLQPAYAGRLCLGGDGLTETEKAAGEVLSLPLYPELEQAQIDRVINVVRDFYGE
- a CDS encoding dTDP-4-dehydrorhamnose 3,5-epimerase family protein, yielding MENNCIDGVVVRDLVTHSDERGFFREIIRRTDDFFQEGFGQWSHSLMFDGVIKAWHFHRIQTDWWYVVSGVMRVGLCDMREKSKSYKMTMDFLAGDYQPARILKIPPGVAHGCKAIQGPVHLLYVTSHIYNPDDEIRIPYDDPQIDFDWLKGPPIK